One region of Azoarcus sp. CIB genomic DNA includes:
- a CDS encoding phospholipase D family protein, which yields MAKFLNTSATNYFLEELIKTAKDRLILISPFLKLNDRMKELLADKDRLKIDVRIVYGKSELQPEEINWLKELSYVRTSFCKNLHAKCYLNEELAIITSLNLYEFSQVNNNEMGVLIRRNDDAELYKDTYEEAQRIIRISDEVRITLERVTTEARADGDGKAESEEVAEKADKLTTSKLAQKLGLRTADLLDRLVTGGLLELRDGKHYITAKGKEAGGEFRMSPKFGPYFLWPESVGL from the coding sequence ATGGCCAAGTTCCTCAACACCAGCGCCACCAACTACTTCCTCGAAGAACTGATCAAGACCGCCAAGGATCGCCTGATCCTGATCAGCCCCTTCCTCAAGCTCAACGACCGCATGAAGGAGCTCCTGGCCGACAAGGACAGGCTCAAGATCGACGTGCGCATCGTTTATGGCAAGAGCGAGCTGCAGCCCGAGGAAATCAACTGGCTCAAGGAACTGAGCTACGTCCGCACCAGCTTCTGCAAGAACCTGCACGCCAAGTGCTACCTGAACGAAGAGTTGGCCATCATCACCAGCCTCAACCTCTACGAGTTCAGCCAGGTCAACAACAACGAGATGGGTGTCCTCATCCGCCGCAACGACGACGCGGAGCTCTACAAGGACACCTACGAAGAAGCGCAGCGCATCATCCGCATCAGCGACGAAGTGCGCATCACGCTGGAGCGCGTGACGACCGAAGCGCGGGCCGACGGCGACGGCAAGGCCGAGAGTGAAGAAGTCGCCGAGAAGGCAGACAAGCTCACCACCTCGAAACTCGCGCAGAAACTGGGCCTCCGCACCGCCGATCTCCTCGACCGCCTCGTCACCGGCGGCCTGCTCGAACTGCGCGACGGCAAGCACTACATCACCGCCAAGGGCAAAGAGGCCGGCGGCGAATTCCGCATGAGCCCGAAATTCGGCCCGTACTTCCTGTGGCCGGAAAGCGTCGGACTTTGA
- a CDS encoding SDR family NAD(P)-dependent oxidoreductase: MNLQGKTAVVTGGASGIGYATAETLARAGAKVVIGDIDAAKGAAAAGMLAEQHLDVDFVRLDVTDIDSIHAFRDETYRRHPQVDIVANVAGWGKIQPFMENTPDFWRKVIDLNLLGPVAVSHAFLQQMIERGSGKIVTVSSDAGRVGSLGETVYSGAKGGAIAFTKSLAREVARYNINVNCVCPGPTDTPLLQAVPEKHREAFVKATPMRRLAKPSELADAVLFFASDRASFITGQVISVSGGLTLAG, encoded by the coding sequence ATGAACCTGCAAGGCAAAACGGCCGTCGTCACCGGCGGCGCATCGGGGATCGGGTATGCGACGGCGGAGACGCTGGCGCGGGCGGGTGCCAAGGTCGTGATCGGAGACATCGACGCGGCCAAGGGCGCGGCTGCGGCCGGCATGCTCGCCGAGCAACACCTCGACGTCGACTTCGTCCGGCTGGACGTGACCGACATCGACTCCATTCACGCCTTCCGTGACGAAACCTATCGCCGCCATCCCCAGGTCGACATCGTCGCCAACGTGGCCGGATGGGGCAAGATCCAGCCCTTCATGGAGAACACGCCCGACTTCTGGCGCAAGGTGATCGACCTCAACCTGCTCGGGCCGGTTGCGGTGTCGCATGCCTTCCTGCAGCAGATGATCGAGCGCGGCTCGGGCAAGATCGTCACCGTGTCGAGCGACGCCGGTCGCGTCGGCAGCCTCGGCGAGACCGTCTATTCGGGTGCCAAGGGCGGCGCGATCGCCTTCACCAAGTCGCTCGCCCGCGAAGTCGCGCGCTACAACATCAACGTCAACTGCGTGTGCCCCGGCCCGACCGACACGCCCCTGCTGCAGGCCGTGCCGGAGAAGCACCGCGAAGCCTTCGTCAAAGCCACGCCGATGCGCCGCCTCGCCAAGCCGTCCGAGCTCGCCGACGCCGTGCTGTTCTTCGCCAGCGACCGCGCGAGCTTCATCACCGGTCAGGTCATCAGCGTCAGCGGCGGTCTCACGCTCGCCGGATGA
- a CDS encoding enoyl-CoA hydratase family protein — MYKLKAAEWRPEHFKLEVADRVATITLNRPERKNPLTFESYAELRDTFIKLQYAEDVRAVVMTGAGGNFCSGGDVHDIIGPLTKMDMTGLLAFTRMTGNLVKEMRNCPQPIISAVDGVCAGAGAIITMASDLRYATPEAKTAFLFVRVGLAGCDMGACSILPRIIGQGRASELLYTGRSMSAEEGRAWGYFNDVVPAEKVLAKAQEMALSLANGPAFAHSVTKKCLHQEWNQTIEQALETEAEAQAICMQTEDFTRAYNAFVNKQVPKFEGN; from the coding sequence ATGTACAAGCTCAAAGCCGCCGAATGGCGTCCGGAACACTTCAAGCTCGAAGTCGCCGACCGTGTCGCGACCATCACCCTCAACCGCCCCGAGCGCAAGAATCCGCTCACCTTCGAGAGCTACGCCGAACTGCGCGACACCTTCATCAAGCTGCAGTACGCCGAGGACGTGCGCGCGGTCGTGATGACCGGCGCCGGCGGCAACTTCTGCTCGGGCGGCGACGTGCATGACATCATCGGCCCGCTGACCAAGATGGACATGACCGGCCTGCTGGCCTTCACGCGCATGACCGGCAATCTGGTCAAGGAGATGCGCAACTGCCCGCAGCCCATCATCTCGGCGGTCGACGGCGTGTGCGCCGGCGCCGGCGCGATCATCACGATGGCCTCCGACCTGCGCTACGCGACGCCCGAGGCGAAGACCGCCTTCCTCTTCGTGCGTGTGGGCCTCGCCGGCTGCGACATGGGCGCGTGCAGCATCCTGCCGCGCATCATCGGCCAGGGCCGCGCCTCCGAGCTGCTCTACACCGGCCGCTCCATGAGCGCCGAGGAGGGTCGCGCCTGGGGTTACTTCAATGACGTCGTGCCGGCCGAGAAGGTGTTGGCGAAGGCGCAGGAGATGGCGCTGTCGCTCGCCAACGGCCCGGCCTTCGCGCATTCGGTGACGAAGAAGTGCCTGCACCAGGAATGGAACCAGACCATCGAGCAGGCGCTCGAGACCGAAGCCGAAGCACAGGCGATCTGCATGCAGACGGAGGATTTCACGCGCGCCTACAACGCCTTCGTGAACAAGCAGGTGCCGAAGTTCGAAGGTAATTGA
- a CDS encoding benzoate-CoA ligase family protein: protein MSFDNSARCGAMNAADEIIGPPLAQGLADQPAIVGGARSVTYGELEAMVNRTGNAMKAHGVGRGERVLFLMDDSPEMVAGYLGAMRIGAVAVALNVRLAPRDVRYVIEDSACRLLFVDAEFAHLYQEIAGELADPPQVVVRGAPQRIGMALDDFVAGQPDTLASEPAAPEDIAFWVYSSGTTGRPKAVMHSHGCVLIADRMEAEYFGVRPGDRIFATSKMFFGWALGHSMMGGLRCGATVIVAAGWPDPVRMIEVVDTHRPTLFFSTPVMYRNLLREGVGASEGFRNVRHFLSAGEKLPETLYQSWLEATGKPLIDGIGASETIFLFLVNDAGAQRPGSCGKPVPWAEVRLVDEAGADVVEPDIPGQIAIRTPSQFRGYWNLPEQTAKSLRDGWYFPGDMFSFDRDGYWYHNGRADDMLKISGQWVSPSEIEGCAMTAPGIAEAVVVGVPQEDGLTRLVLVAVPKDPSASQSRLSTQVQDTLMANLSIYKCPRTVRFVDELPRTATGKIQKFRLRELLKAGRL from the coding sequence ATGAGTTTTGACAATAGTGCGCGCTGCGGCGCGATGAACGCCGCCGACGAGATCATCGGCCCTCCCCTCGCGCAGGGTCTCGCCGACCAGCCCGCGATCGTCGGCGGCGCGCGTTCCGTCACCTACGGTGAACTCGAGGCGATGGTCAATCGCACCGGCAACGCCATGAAGGCGCACGGCGTCGGGCGCGGCGAGCGTGTCCTCTTCCTGATGGACGATTCGCCCGAGATGGTCGCGGGCTACCTGGGCGCGATGCGCATTGGCGCCGTCGCGGTAGCCCTCAACGTGCGGCTCGCACCGCGCGACGTGCGCTATGTGATCGAGGACAGCGCCTGTCGCCTGCTGTTCGTCGATGCGGAATTCGCCCATCTTTACCAGGAAATCGCCGGCGAGCTTGCCGACCCGCCGCAAGTCGTCGTGCGCGGTGCACCGCAACGCATCGGCATGGCGCTCGACGATTTCGTCGCGGGGCAGCCCGACACGCTGGCATCCGAGCCTGCGGCGCCCGAAGACATCGCCTTCTGGGTGTATTCCTCGGGCACGACGGGACGGCCCAAGGCGGTGATGCACTCTCACGGCTGCGTGCTGATCGCCGACCGCATGGAGGCCGAATACTTCGGTGTACGCCCGGGCGATCGCATCTTCGCGACGTCGAAAATGTTCTTCGGCTGGGCGCTGGGCCATTCCATGATGGGCGGGCTGCGCTGCGGCGCGACGGTCATCGTCGCGGCCGGCTGGCCCGACCCGGTGCGCATGATCGAGGTGGTCGACACCCACCGCCCGACGCTGTTCTTCAGCACGCCGGTGATGTATCGCAACCTGCTGCGCGAGGGGGTAGGCGCGAGTGAGGGCTTCCGCAACGTGCGCCATTTCCTGTCGGCGGGCGAGAAGCTGCCCGAGACGCTGTACCAGTCCTGGCTGGAAGCGACCGGCAAGCCCCTCATCGACGGAATCGGCGCCTCGGAGACGATCTTCCTCTTCCTCGTCAATGACGCGGGCGCGCAACGGCCCGGCTCTTGCGGCAAGCCCGTGCCCTGGGCCGAAGTGCGCCTGGTCGACGAGGCCGGCGCGGACGTCGTCGAGCCCGACATCCCGGGTCAGATCGCGATCCGCACGCCCTCGCAGTTCCGCGGCTACTGGAATCTGCCCGAACAGACGGCGAAGTCCTTGCGCGATGGCTGGTATTTCCCCGGCGACATGTTCAGCTTCGACCGTGACGGCTACTGGTATCACAACGGCCGCGCCGACGACATGCTCAAGATCTCCGGCCAGTGGGTGAGTCCGTCGGAGATCGAGGGGTGCGCGATGACCGCCCCCGGCATCGCAGAGGCTGTCGTCGTCGGCGTGCCGCAGGAGGACGGCCTCACGCGCCTCGTGCTCGTGGCCGTACCGAAGGACCCCTCGGCAAGCCAGTCGCGCCTGTCCACCCAGGTGCAGGACACCCTGATGGCGAACCTCTCGATCTACAAATGCCCCCGCACGGTGCGCTTCGTGGACGAGCTGCCGCGTACTGCGACCGGCAAGATCCAGAAGTTCCGTCTGCGCGAGCTGCTCAAGGCCGGGCGGCTGTAG
- a CDS encoding enoyl-CoA hydratase/isomerase family protein, translated as MISLRIEDSVATVTLCRAPVNAINEEWIAAFDRILAELEHTPRVNVLWIRSAERVFCAGADLDVIGSLFATEAGRVQMIAITRRMQQLYARLERLPQVTVAEIGGAAMGGGFELALACDLRVVADSAKVGLPEARLGLLPAAGGTQRMTRICGEAVARRLILGAEVVGGVDAVKLGCAHWVAPAAELEEFTRGVVTRIAALPALALSECKRCITVAVEGDEDGYQVELAGSAALLADGETQQRVRAFLNRQ; from the coding sequence ATGATTTCGCTGAGGATTGAGGATTCGGTCGCGACCGTGACCCTGTGCCGCGCGCCGGTCAATGCGATCAACGAGGAATGGATAGCCGCGTTCGACCGCATCCTCGCCGAACTCGAGCACACGCCGCGCGTCAATGTGTTGTGGATCCGCAGCGCCGAGCGCGTGTTCTGCGCCGGCGCCGACCTCGACGTGATCGGCTCACTCTTCGCCACCGAGGCCGGCCGCGTGCAGATGATCGCCATCACGCGGCGTATGCAGCAGCTCTACGCCCGCCTCGAACGCCTGCCGCAGGTCACCGTCGCCGAGATCGGCGGCGCGGCGATGGGCGGCGGCTTCGAGCTCGCGCTCGCGTGCGACCTGCGCGTCGTCGCCGACTCCGCCAAGGTCGGTCTGCCCGAAGCGCGCCTGGGCCTGCTCCCGGCCGCGGGCGGCACGCAGCGCATGACGCGCATCTGCGGCGAGGCCGTCGCGCGGCGCCTGATCCTCGGCGCCGAAGTCGTCGGCGGCGTGGACGCCGTGAAGCTCGGCTGCGCGCACTGGGTGGCCCCGGCCGCCGAACTGGAAGAGTTCACGCGCGGAGTCGTCACGCGCATCGCCGCGCTGCCGGCGCTGGCCCTGTCCGAGTGCAAGCGCTGCATCACGGTCGCGGTGGAGGGCGACGAAGACGGCTACCAAGTCGAACTTGCGGGCAGCGCCGCCCTGCTGGCCGACGGCGAAACGCAGCAGCGCGTGCGGGCCTTCCTGAACCGGCAGTAG
- a CDS encoding AbrB/MazE/SpoVT family DNA-binding domain-containing protein, with amino-acid sequence MTEAILAIKRWGNSLAVRLPAVVAREARLEADQQVRITVENGRVVITPLLRENPSLEQRLARFDPQHHGGEAMTGPRSEPNNGEHARQSGVAPAPQDIMTLRRSR; translated from the coding sequence ATGACTGAAGCGATTCTCGCCATCAAACGTTGGGGCAACAGTCTGGCCGTACGTCTGCCTGCAGTTGTGGCGCGCGAAGCTCGTCTTGAGGCCGACCAGCAAGTGAGGATCACGGTCGAGAACGGCCGCGTCGTCATCACCCCGCTCTTGCGAGAGAACCCGAGCCTCGAACAGCGGCTTGCGCGTTTCGACCCGCAGCACCATGGCGGCGAGGCCATGACCGGCCCGCGCTCGGAGCCGAACAACGGCGAGCACGCCCGCCAAAGCGGTGTGGCGCCGGCCCCTCAGGACATCATGACGCTGCGCCGCAGCCGATAA
- a CDS encoding IS5 family transposase has translation MQSSFSELEYAAKKKQTRRDRFLAEIEAVTPWSALEAEIEPFYPKGAGRGRPPIGVGRMLRMYVAQQCFGLSDEGIEDAIYDSQAIRGFVGIDLAREAAPDATTLLKFRRLLETHGLTRKIFEVIKTHLAEKGLMMREGTIVDATLIAAPPSTKNRAKARDPEMHQAKKGNQWYFGMKAHIGVDAESGLVHAVVATAAHVSDVSQTHKLLHGKETEVLGDAGYQGVEKREENRGTKVTWHVAMKRSKRKALPANRLGKLLEKLERVKASIRAKVEHPFHVVKNLFKHKKTRYRGLAKNEAQLFSLFGLANLFLARRPLLALHARGAS, from the coding sequence ATGCAATCGAGCTTTTCCGAGCTGGAGTACGCCGCCAAGAAGAAGCAGACGCGGCGTGACCGGTTCCTCGCCGAGATCGAGGCGGTGACGCCGTGGTCGGCGCTGGAGGCCGAGATCGAGCCGTTCTACCCGAAGGGCGCGGGTCGCGGGCGCCCGCCGATCGGGGTGGGACGGATGCTGCGGATGTACGTGGCGCAGCAGTGTTTCGGGTTGTCGGACGAAGGGATTGAGGACGCGATCTACGACAGCCAGGCGATCCGCGGCTTCGTCGGCATCGACTTGGCTCGGGAAGCGGCGCCCGACGCGACCACGCTGTTGAAGTTCCGCCGCCTGCTGGAGACGCACGGGCTTACGCGCAAGATCTTCGAGGTCATCAAGACGCATCTCGCCGAGAAGGGCCTGATGATGCGCGAGGGCACCATCGTTGATGCCACCCTGATCGCTGCGCCGCCCTCGACCAAGAACCGCGCCAAGGCGCGCGACCCCGAGATGCACCAAGCAAAGAAGGGCAACCAGTGGTACTTCGGGATGAAGGCGCACATCGGCGTCGATGCCGAGTCAGGCTTGGTGCATGCGGTGGTCGCGACGGCCGCCCACGTGAGCGACGTGAGCCAGACGCACAAGCTGCTGCACGGTAAGGAGACGGAGGTGCTCGGTGACGCGGGCTATCAGGGCGTCGAGAAGCGCGAAGAGAACCGGGGCACCAAGGTGACCTGGCACGTCGCCATGAAGCGCAGCAAGCGCAAGGCATTGCCGGCCAACCGGCTGGGGAAGCTTCTCGAGAAGCTTGAGCGCGTCAAGGCGAGCATTCGCGCCAAGGTCGAGCACCCGTTCCATGTGGTCAAGAACCTCTTCAAGCATAAGAAGACCCGCTACCGCGGGCTGGCGAAGAACGAAGCTCAGTTGTTCTCGCTCTTCGGCCTGGCCAATCTGTTCCTGGCGCGCCGACCGTTGTTGGCGCTTCATGCCCGAGGTGCGTCCTGA
- a CDS encoding TetR/AcrR family transcriptional regulator: MSSAESVKSVVTDPKLVEERRHQIISAATKLFSEQGYYTTTILQIAREAKVSTGLIYQYFGDKDDILFLTLKNVLDTYEQEIPRQIEGLTHPVERLCHAVWAYCAVVDAQRDATVLAYRSTKSLRADRRVLIKDGETRTNRMIEKSIRACTAGGFMRPVNEYLLCYQIVNFAHAWALKHWAFVDRFSLAEYVEEGLLLLVEPFLTAKGKTAMAKVPRSAEALVREPT; encoded by the coding sequence ATGAGTTCAGCAGAAAGCGTCAAAAGCGTCGTGACGGACCCCAAGCTGGTCGAGGAGCGCCGTCACCAGATCATCAGCGCGGCCACCAAGCTCTTTTCCGAGCAGGGCTACTACACGACGACGATTCTGCAGATCGCCCGCGAGGCCAAGGTCAGCACCGGCCTGATCTACCAGTACTTCGGCGACAAGGACGACATCCTGTTCCTGACGCTGAAGAACGTGCTCGACACCTATGAACAGGAAATTCCGCGGCAGATCGAAGGCCTGACGCATCCCGTCGAGCGCCTGTGCCACGCGGTGTGGGCCTACTGCGCGGTCGTCGACGCCCAGCGCGACGCGACGGTGCTCGCCTACCGCTCGACCAAGTCGCTGCGCGCGGACCGGCGTGTGCTGATCAAGGACGGCGAGACGCGCACCAACCGCATGATCGAGAAATCGATCCGTGCGTGCACGGCCGGCGGCTTCATGCGGCCGGTGAACGAATATCTCCTGTGCTACCAGATCGTCAATTTCGCCCACGCCTGGGCGCTCAAGCACTGGGCCTTCGTCGACCGCTTCAGCCTCGCCGAATACGTCGAGGAAGGCCTGCTGCTCCTCGTCGAACCCTTCCTCACCGCGAAGGGCAAGACCGCAATGGCGAAAGTCCCGCGGAGCGCCGAGGCGCTGGTGCGCGAACCCACCTGA